One window from the genome of Hydractinia symbiolongicarpus strain clone_291-10 chromosome 1, HSymV2.1, whole genome shotgun sequence encodes:
- the LOC130656375 gene encoding uncharacterized protein LOC130656375 has protein sequence MIQFLLFTVMTAGVLSVSNFGPQELISKNYPSFRIGERHGKQVYIINSGKPSYKIVSGLNGKPGTISFQSVTNPHAYLRHRGFLAFVDRNDNSQLFRDDASFIIIMNKFFNGYAVFKSSNYPHRYLRHQGYRLKLHRYDGSHLFKLDASFKVLAVVQPIMPSSYFGPKTFISKNFASYRIGEKHGNQVFIVNSGTCGYKIVPGLNGKPGTVSLQSLTNPSAYLRHRGFLAFVDKNDNRQIFKDDASFIIIVNKYFHGYAAFQSSNYPNRYLRHQGYRIKLHPDDGSHLFRLDASFKVSDPSHH, from the exons ATGATCCAGTTTCTTTTATTTACTGTCATGACGGCAGGTGTTTTGT CTGTATCTAATTTTGGTCCACAGGAGCTTATATCAAAGAACTATCCGAGTTTTCGAATTGGCGAAAGACATGGAAAGCAAGTTTACATTATTAATTCTGGAAAACCAAGTTATAAAATTGTTTCAG gaTTGAATGGAAAGCCTGGAACTATCAGTTTCCAATCAGTAACTAATCCACATGCTTATTTACGACATCGTGGGTTTCTTGCATTCGTAGACAGGAACGATAACAGTCAACTTTTTAGAGACGATGCTTCATTTATAATCATCATGAACAAATTCTTCAATGGTTATGCAGTGTTTAAATCCTCCAACTATCCACACCGCTACTTACGTCATCAAGGATATCGCTTGAAACTGCATCGATATGACGGGTCACATCTGTTTAAGCTGGATGCTAGTTTTAAAGTACTAGCGGTTGTACAGCCTATTATGC CTTCCAGTTACTTTGGACCAAAAACTTTCATATCAAAGAACTTCGCCAGTTACCGAATTGGTGAGAAGCATGGAAACCAagttttcattgttaatagtgGAACTTGTGGTTATAAAATTGTACCAG GACTGAATGGTAAACCAGGAACTGTCAGTCTCCAATCATTGACTAACCCAAGTGCTTATTTACGTCATCGTGGGTTTCTTGCATTCGTCGACAAAAACGACAACAGACAAATTTTTAAAGATGATGCTTCATTTATAATAATTGTCAACAAATATTTCCATGGTTACGCGGCGTTTCAATCATCTAATTATCCCAATCGCTACTTACGTCATCAAGGTTATCGTATCAAGCTTCATCCAGATGACGGGTCACATCTTTTTAGGCTTGATGCTAGTTTTAAAGTGTCAGACCCTTCCCATCATTAA